The genome window GGCGCTGGCGCTTCTGAACCGGCAGGGCAAAGGCGAACGACACACGGCGTTGCGCGACGAAATGACCGCCGCGATGGAACGCGGTTGCGGCATCTACCGACTCGGCGACGAGACACAGCAAACCTGCGATACGCTCGCCGACCTCAAGAAGCGTTATGCGGATGTCACGCTCGACGATCATACCCGCGTGTGGAACACCGACTGGACCACAGCCATCGAACTCGGCTTTCAGCTCGACGTCGCGGAGGCCATCGCGTACTCGGCGCTGGAGCGCAAGGAGTCGCGCGGGGCGCATCAGCGGCTCGACGGCTACGAAAACCGCGACGACGAACGTTACCTGGCGCACAGCCTCGCGCATTATCGCGACGGCGCGGCGCCTGAAATCACCTATGCGCCCGTGACCATCACCAAATCCACGCCCGGCCAGCGCGCTTATGGCGAAGCAGGCGTCAAACTCGAAGAAGCGAAGCACAAGCATGACTGAGCGCGCGGATAAGACCATCGAATTGCGCGTGTTGCGCTACAATCCGGAGACGGACGAGAGGCCGCACCATCAGAGCTTCACCGTGCCGTACACGAGCGACATGTCGGTCTTGCAGGGGCTTCAGTGGATCAAGGACACCGTTGACGGTAGCCTGACCTATCGCTGGTCGTGCCGCATGGCGATCTGCGGAAGCTGCGGCATGATGATAAATGCCGAGCCGAAACTGGCCTGCCATACGCTGCTGCGCGATCTCGCGCCGGGCCCCGTCACGGTCGAGCCGCTGAACCATTTCCCCATCGAGCGCGATCTCGTGGTGACGGTGGACGACTTCGTGAAGAAGATCGAGAGCGTCACGCCCTGGCTCATCCCCAAGCATCCGAAGCCGGTTTCGGAAGGGCCATATAATCAGACGCCCGCGCAGTTGGCCGCCTATGAAAACTTCAGCGCCTGCATCAACTGCATGCTGTGCTACGCCGCCTGCCCGCAATATGGCGAGAACCCGAAGTTCATCGGCCCGGCCGCAATGGCGATCCTCCAGCGCTACGATGGCGATTCGCGCGATGGCGGCAGCGCGCTGCGCATCGACGCGGTGCATGGCGAGGACGGCGTGTGGGGTTGCACGGCGGTCGGCGCATGCAGCGATGTTTGCCCCAAGGCCGTAGACCCGATGCACGCCGTCAACCAGAACAAGATGAACACAGCGCTCGACTATTTCCTGCGCTTCCTGAAGAAGAGGGACGCGAAATGAGCGAACGTCGCCCTTATATGCGCCCCATGCCCCGCGACTGGTGGGCGCACCGGCCCTTCCGGCATTACACGATCCGCGAGCTTTCGGGCGTGACCATCGCGGTATACGCCGCCGTGCTGCTGTCCGGTCTCGTTGCGCTGTTGCGTGGCCTGGAGGCATGGGACGCCTGGCGCGGCTGGCTCGCTTCGCCCGCCTCGCTGGTGCTACATGGCGCGCTGCTGATCGCCATGCTCTGGCACGTCCGCACGTGGTTCCAGATCCTGCCGAAGACGATGCCGAAGCTTATTCTCGGAGGCACGCCGGTGCCTCAACGGACCATCACGCTGGTGGGCACATCAGTCGCGGTGGTCTGCTCGACGGCGCTTGTCGTATTCGTTCTGTGGAGGCCGTTCTGATGCCGCACGCACCCGAAAAGCGCAGCAACGCGCCGATTTTCTGGCTTCTGTTCGGCGCGGGCGGCACGCTGTCGGCGCTGTTCGGCGCCGGGCTGATCCTCGTGACCGGTTTTCTTGCACCGCAAGGCATCGGCATCGCGCCCGACGCGCTGAGTTACGAAAACGCGCTTGCGTTCACGCAAAACTGGCTCGGCAAGGCGGTAATCTGGGCCGTGATCTCGCTGTTCTTCTGGCACGCGGCCGAGCGATTTTACCTCACGCTGAAGGACATGCATGTGTTCAGCGATACTGGGCGGCGGCTTCTGACTTATGGGGTTGCCGCGTTGGTGACGGTTGCGACGGCGGGGCTTCTTCTGGCCATCGGGTTTTAGAAGGTCTTTTGCCGCTTCGGGATGCATGCGGCGACTGGTCCGCTGGCGGTCTGCTCAAGATTCGATCAGAGCTGCTATGCGCCCGATCGCACCCAAACGGGCGCATCGCGCTCCGCCGCTACTCGACTCGCGAACGATCGGGAAGACGGCGGGGCGGCTCCACGTCGCTACCGGGCAGTGCCGAGGGT of Rhodomicrobium vannielii ATCC 17100 contains these proteins:
- the frdD gene encoding fumarate reductase subunit FrdD, which translates into the protein MPHAPEKRSNAPIFWLLFGAGGTLSALFGAGLILVTGFLAPQGIGIAPDALSYENALAFTQNWLGKAVIWAVISLFFWHAAERFYLTLKDMHVFSDTGRRLLTYGVAALVTVATAGLLLAIGF
- a CDS encoding succinate dehydrogenase/fumarate reductase iron-sulfur subunit, with translation MTERADKTIELRVLRYNPETDERPHHQSFTVPYTSDMSVLQGLQWIKDTVDGSLTYRWSCRMAICGSCGMMINAEPKLACHTLLRDLAPGPVTVEPLNHFPIERDLVVTVDDFVKKIESVTPWLIPKHPKPVSEGPYNQTPAQLAAYENFSACINCMLCYAACPQYGENPKFIGPAAMAILQRYDGDSRDGGSALRIDAVHGEDGVWGCTAVGACSDVCPKAVDPMHAVNQNKMNTALDYFLRFLKKRDAK